The Streptomyces seoulensis genome contains a region encoding:
- a CDS encoding PPOX class F420-dependent oxidoreductase — translation MTQDTTQDALLAQLSEGHGGVLVTLKRDGRPQLSNVSHAYDPAERIIRISVTDDRAKTRNLRRDPRASYHVTSADRWSYAVAEGTAELTPVAADPYDETVEELVRLYREVLGEHDDWDEYRAAMVRDKRLVVRLHVDRAYGMPRR, via the coding sequence ATGACTCAGGACACGACGCAGGACGCACTGCTGGCGCAGCTCTCCGAGGGGCACGGCGGGGTGCTCGTCACCCTCAAGCGAGACGGCCGGCCCCAGCTCTCCAACGTCAGCCACGCCTACGACCCGGCCGAGCGGATCATCCGGATCTCGGTCACCGACGACCGCGCCAAGACCCGCAACCTGCGCCGCGACCCCCGCGCCTCGTACCACGTCACCAGCGCCGACCGCTGGTCCTACGCCGTCGCCGAGGGCACGGCCGAGCTGACCCCGGTGGCCGCGGACCCGTACGACGAGACGGTGGAGGAGCTGGTGCGGCTGTACCGCGAGGTGCTGGGCGAGCACGACGACTGGGACGAGTACCGCGCGGCCATGGTCCGCGACAAGCGCCTGGTGGTCCGGCTGCACGTGGACCGGGCGTACGGGATGCCGCGCCGCTAG
- a CDS encoding TetR/AcrR family transcriptional regulator — translation MNASDAGLRDRLVDAGVALVAAEGAQALTLREIARRAGVSHGAPRRYFPTHLELLSAIARHGFTDLGAQARATLESTEEGPRGQVAALARTYLRFALDNPGMYELMFRHDVLESGHLGLRDTSLPLFGLLVERVGRARPDVDARRVTGALWANLHGLAQLWRWGSLQLATGEDDFGPLLEACVAAHLGPDGGR, via the coding sequence ATGAACGCATCCGACGCCGGCCTGCGCGACCGTCTGGTCGACGCCGGGGTGGCCCTGGTGGCCGCCGAGGGCGCCCAGGCGCTGACGCTCCGCGAGATCGCCCGCCGCGCGGGCGTCTCCCACGGGGCGCCCCGGCGCTACTTCCCCACCCATCTGGAGCTGCTGTCCGCCATCGCCCGGCACGGCTTCACCGACCTCGGCGCGCAGGCGCGGGCGACGCTGGAGAGCACCGAGGAGGGTCCGCGCGGACAGGTGGCGGCACTGGCGCGCACGTATCTGCGGTTCGCGCTGGACAACCCCGGCATGTACGAACTGATGTTCCGTCATGACGTGCTGGAGAGCGGCCATCTGGGGCTGCGGGACACCAGCCTGCCCCTCTTCGGGCTGCTGGTGGAGCGGGTGGGCCGGGCCCGCCCGGACGTCGACGCCCGGCGGGTGACGGGTGCCCTGTGGGCCAACCTCCACGGTCTGGCCCAGTTGTGGCGCTGGGGAAGCCTGCAACTCGCCACCGGGGAGGATGACTTCGGCCCCCTGCTGGAGGCGTGCGTGGCCGCGCACCTGGGACCGGACGGCGGCCGGTGA
- a CDS encoding MFS transporter has translation MNRRLTLASSVAGAVLVALDGTVLTVAQPSLQRSLGASFAEVQWTSTAYLAVVAGLLVFAGRIGDRYGHGRMFALGMLGFGAASAGIALAPDIGWVIGLRVAQGVCGAVLQPATLGMLRLAYPADRLAMPLAVRTSAIGLAAAAGPLLGGALVSGPGWRAVFLLGVVPALVFGTAALMGGAPAQGSAAPSGPSLDLPGALLLALTLAFLVHGLVASGAVMVAGLGVAALAGAAFVRRERRAAAPLLPPGVIGSTPVAAALGILVAASAALFGTLFVETYVLQRDLGLDPFQSALRSVPLAVMMVASAPCCPVFLRRVGARWTVGAATALLAAGGLVLSGATGTSALGCAFALLGAGFGTVMVAATHVVVRQSEVTAAGVAGGLQQTALNIGPVLGVAAATALMGAGPRAALLVLAAVAAAAVPLARLLPGHRVASLTRSADDGVLDGDHAPR, from the coding sequence GTGAACCGGCGGCTGACGCTGGCGTCCAGTGTGGCGGGCGCCGTGCTGGTCGCACTGGACGGCACGGTCCTCACGGTGGCCCAGCCGTCGCTGCAGCGCTCGCTGGGCGCCTCCTTCGCCGAGGTGCAGTGGACCAGCACCGCCTATCTGGCGGTCGTGGCGGGTCTGTTGGTGTTCGCGGGACGGATCGGGGACCGGTACGGGCACGGGCGGATGTTCGCCCTCGGGATGCTGGGGTTCGGGGCCGCGTCGGCGGGCATCGCGCTCGCGCCGGACATCGGCTGGGTCATCGGACTCCGGGTCGCCCAGGGGGTGTGCGGGGCGGTGCTGCAGCCCGCCACGCTGGGCATGCTGCGGCTGGCGTACCCGGCGGACCGGCTGGCGATGCCGCTGGCGGTGCGGACCAGCGCGATCGGACTGGCGGCGGCCGCGGGCCCGCTGCTCGGCGGGGCGCTGGTGAGCGGGCCGGGCTGGCGGGCGGTGTTCCTCCTCGGCGTGGTCCCGGCGCTGGTCTTCGGCACGGCCGCACTGATGGGCGGAGCGCCCGCGCAGGGGTCCGCCGCTCCGTCCGGTCCTTCGCTGGACCTGCCCGGCGCGCTGCTGCTGGCGCTGACGCTGGCCTTCCTGGTGCACGGCCTGGTGGCCTCCGGTGCGGTCATGGTGGCGGGACTGGGAGTGGCCGCGCTGGCGGGCGCCGCGTTCGTACGGCGCGAGCGACGCGCGGCGGCTCCGCTGCTCCCGCCCGGGGTGATCGGCTCGACGCCGGTCGCGGCCGCGCTGGGCATCCTGGTCGCCGCGTCGGCCGCGCTGTTCGGCACGCTCTTCGTGGAGACCTACGTACTGCAGAGGGACTTGGGCCTCGACCCGTTCCAGAGTGCCCTGCGGAGCGTGCCGTTGGCGGTGATGATGGTGGCCTCCGCGCCCTGCTGCCCGGTGTTCCTGCGCCGGGTGGGCGCGCGGTGGACGGTGGGGGCGGCGACCGCTCTGCTCGCGGCGGGCGGACTCGTCCTGTCCGGGGCCACGGGCACGTCGGCCCTGGGCTGCGCCTTCGCCCTGCTGGGGGCGGGGTTCGGCACGGTGATGGTGGCGGCCACCCATGTCGTCGTACGGCAGTCCGAGGTGACGGCGGCCGGGGTGGCGGGCGGTCTTCAGCAGACGGCGCTGAACATCGGGCCGGTGCTGGGCGTGGCGGCCGCGACCGCGCTGATGGGGGCCGGGCCGCGCGCCGCGCTCCTCGTGCTCGCCGCCGTCGCGGCCGCGGCCGTGCCGCTCGCCCGCCTGCTGCCCGGACACCGAGTCGCGTCGCTCACAAGATCCGCTGATGACGGGGTACTTGACGGTGATCATGCGCCACGATGA
- a CDS encoding serine hydrolase domain-containing protein, producing the protein MAELRQEVAPRDVGLDEKALDRLDEHLGALVDEGRLPGFLVSVARGGRVARLTTYGLRDLAAGLPVETDTLWRIYSMTKPVTAVAVLMLVEEGRLALDDPIDRYLPEFADPRVYESGSGDDVRTRPAAGPIRVRHLLTHTAGLTFAFYHDHPVDALYRAAGLESSVPSGADLAETVAVYARLPLQFEPGTRWNYSVATNVLGRLIEVVSGGPLDAFFATRILTPLGMTDTGFHLTPEQEPRLAELYGETEDGGITPVPGLPLRGRPRFLSGSGGLVSSAADYHRFMELLRRGGELDGVRLLSPGTLALMTRNQLPGDAVLREFGAPAHQERANDGLGFGFNVSVVTDPARTLAPSAPGTFGWTGVATTAFWVAPALDMTVQFMTQVRPRTLKIFPDLRRLVHEAVQD; encoded by the coding sequence ATGGCAGAGCTGCGACAGGAAGTCGCCCCGCGGGACGTGGGGCTGGACGAGAAGGCGCTGGACCGCCTCGACGAGCACCTCGGCGCGCTCGTGGACGAGGGCCGGCTGCCCGGCTTCCTGGTGTCGGTGGCCCGTGGCGGCCGGGTCGCCCGTCTGACCACCTACGGCCTGCGTGACCTCGCGGCCGGACTCCCGGTGGAGACGGACACCCTGTGGCGGATCTACTCCATGACCAAGCCGGTGACGGCGGTCGCCGTGCTGATGCTGGTGGAGGAGGGCCGGCTCGCCCTGGACGACCCGATCGACCGCTACCTGCCCGAGTTCGCCGACCCCCGCGTCTACGAGAGTGGCTCGGGGGACGACGTACGCACCCGCCCCGCCGCCGGACCGATCCGGGTCCGGCATCTGCTCACCCACACGGCCGGCCTGACCTTCGCCTTCTACCACGACCACCCGGTGGACGCCCTGTACCGCGCGGCCGGGCTGGAGTCGTCCGTCCCCTCCGGCGCGGACCTCGCGGAGACGGTGGCGGTGTACGCGCGCCTGCCCCTCCAGTTCGAGCCGGGCACGCGGTGGAACTACTCGGTCGCCACCAATGTGCTGGGCCGGCTCATCGAAGTGGTCTCGGGCGGCCCGCTCGACGCGTTCTTCGCCACGCGCATCCTCACCCCGCTCGGCATGACCGACACCGGCTTCCACCTCACCCCCGAACAGGAGCCCCGGCTGGCCGAGTTGTACGGCGAGACGGAGGACGGCGGCATCACACCGGTGCCGGGGCTGCCCCTGCGCGGCCGTCCCCGGTTCCTGTCGGGCAGCGGCGGACTGGTCTCCAGCGCGGCCGACTACCACCGCTTCATGGAGCTGCTGCGCCGGGGCGGCGAGCTCGACGGCGTCCGCCTGCTCTCCCCCGGCACGCTCGCCCTGATGACCCGCAACCAGCTCCCGGGCGACGCCGTGCTGCGCGAGTTCGGCGCCCCCGCGCACCAGGAGCGCGCCAACGACGGCCTGGGCTTCGGCTTCAACGTCTCCGTCGTCACCGACCCCGCCCGCACCCTGGCACCCTCGGCCCCCGGCACCTTCGGCTGGACCGGCGTGGCGACCACCGCCTTCTGGGTGGCCCCGGCGCTGGACATGACCGTGCAGTTCATGACCCAGGTACGCCCGCGCACCCTGAAGATCTTCCCCGACCTGCGCCGCCTGGTGCACGAGGCGGTCCAGGACTGA
- the ribA gene encoding GTP cyclohydrolase II: MTENIGVFGGKSPRRSGTERVVNTPLPTVYGEFQAVGYLDHDRGDEQVALVHGDIGTENVLVRLHSECLTGDAFGSQHCECGEQLAAALRAVVAEGSGVVLYLRGHEGRGIGLLAKLRAMALQAEGLDTVEANLALGLPVDARDYRVAAEMLHDLKVRSVRLMSNNPRKREALTQYGIEVAEQVPLLIEPSENNITYLRTKRERLDHHLPHLDAVAHGS; encoded by the coding sequence ATGACAGAAAACATCGGCGTCTTCGGCGGGAAGTCCCCGCGCCGTTCGGGCACGGAACGCGTCGTGAATACCCCGCTGCCCACCGTGTACGGGGAATTCCAGGCGGTCGGCTACCTGGACCATGACCGCGGTGATGAACAAGTCGCTCTGGTGCACGGCGACATCGGTACCGAGAACGTGCTGGTGCGGCTGCACTCGGAGTGCCTGACGGGCGACGCGTTCGGCTCCCAGCACTGCGAGTGCGGTGAGCAGTTGGCGGCCGCGCTGCGCGCGGTGGTCGCCGAAGGCAGCGGTGTCGTCCTGTACCTGAGGGGGCACGAGGGCCGGGGCATCGGCCTGCTGGCCAAGCTGCGGGCGATGGCGCTCCAGGCGGAGGGCCTGGACACGGTCGAGGCCAACCTCGCGCTCGGTCTGCCGGTGGACGCCCGTGACTACCGGGTGGCGGCGGAGATGCTGCACGACCTCAAGGTGCGCTCGGTCCGGCTGATGTCCAACAACCCCCGCAAGCGCGAGGCGTTGACGCAGTACGGCATCGAGGTCGCCGAACAGGTGCCGCTGCTGATCGAGCCGAGCGAGAACAACATCACGTATCTGCGCACCAAGCGGGAACGGCTCGACCACCACCTGCCCCACCTGGACGCGGTGGCCCACGGCTCCTGA
- a CDS encoding creatininase family protein, translated as MSGSGARAAAYGVMPADTTEDVRARGAGVSRQVAVLPVGSFEQHGPYLPLATDTLVACAVAREIAAAYPVHLLPPVTLACSHEHAAWPGTVSISAVTLHAVVRDIADSLRRSGVESLVVVNGHGGNYVLGNVVQEASARGESMALYPAAEDWEEARQRAGVVTSLLTDMHAGEIETSILLHAHPEFLRPGHESADFTADDRRHLLTTGMSAYTESGVIGRPSLASAEKGKGLLAGLVENFEPYFRLLTSSEGPGSALG; from the coding sequence ATGAGTGGTTCGGGCGCGCGAGCGGCGGCCTACGGGGTGATGCCCGCGGACACCACCGAGGACGTACGGGCGCGGGGGGCGGGCGTGTCACGTCAGGTCGCCGTCCTTCCCGTGGGGAGCTTCGAACAGCACGGTCCCTACCTTCCGTTGGCGACCGACACGCTGGTGGCCTGTGCCGTGGCACGCGAGATCGCCGCCGCGTACCCGGTTCATCTCCTGCCCCCGGTGACCCTCGCGTGCTCGCACGAGCACGCGGCCTGGCCGGGGACCGTCAGCATCTCCGCCGTGACCCTGCACGCGGTGGTGCGCGACATCGCGGACTCGCTGCGCCGCTCGGGCGTGGAGTCGCTCGTCGTGGTCAACGGGCACGGCGGCAACTACGTGCTGGGCAACGTCGTCCAGGAGGCGTCCGCGCGGGGCGAGTCGATGGCGCTGTACCCGGCGGCCGAGGACTGGGAGGAGGCGCGGCAGCGGGCGGGTGTGGTCACCTCGCTGCTCACCGACATGCACGCGGGCGAGATCGAGACGTCCATTCTGCTGCACGCTCATCCCGAATTCCTCCGCCCTGGTCACGAGTCGGCCGATTTCACCGCCGACGACCGTCGTCATCTGCTCACCACGGGAATGTCCGCCTATACCGAATCGGGCGTCATCGGCCGCCCGTCGCTGGCTTCGGCGGAAAAGGGGAAGGGCCTGCTGGCCGGCCTGGTGGAGAACTTCGAGCCGTATTTCCGGCTGCTGACCTCGTCCGAGGGTCCGGGTTCGGCACTCGGGTAG
- a CDS encoding methyltransferase domain-containing protein codes for MTDPTTLTQQGGAHTAAQEEHRVSDGTEHTGTADVIAGAGPVGRPGERATVRLREGEPDEAPRYAPEWLQLREPADADARALGLLEPLAKRLAELPPKEGGAVIHDLGCGTGSMGRWLAARLDGAQHWVLHDRDPYLLHFAAVASPRVAADGSRVTVETRRGDVARLTPDALSGASLVTASALLDVLTRAEVETLAAACAGAGSPALLTLSVAGRVEFASADPLDADLAEAFNAHQRRGGLLGPDAVSAAGEAFAAHGATVRVNPSPWRLGPEQSALTAQWLRGWVGAAVEERPALRTRAEGYLRDRLAACEAGELEVVVHHSDLLALPRPVEA; via the coding sequence ATGACCGACCCGACGACGCTGACCCAGCAGGGCGGCGCGCACACAGCCGCACAGGAGGAGCACCGGGTGAGCGACGGCACCGAGCACACCGGCACGGCCGACGTCATCGCCGGTGCCGGACCCGTCGGCCGCCCCGGCGAGCGGGCCACCGTACGGCTGCGGGAGGGGGAGCCCGATGAGGCGCCCCGCTACGCGCCCGAGTGGCTCCAGCTCAGGGAACCGGCCGACGCGGACGCGCGGGCCCTCGGCCTGCTGGAACCGCTGGCCAAGCGGCTCGCCGAACTCCCGCCCAAGGAGGGCGGGGCCGTGATCCACGACCTCGGCTGCGGCACCGGCTCCATGGGCCGCTGGCTGGCGGCCCGGCTGGACGGCGCCCAGCACTGGGTGCTGCACGACCGCGACCCGTACCTGCTGCACTTCGCGGCCGTCGCCTCCCCGCGCGTCGCCGCCGACGGCAGCCGGGTCACCGTCGAGACCCGGCGCGGTGACGTCGCCCGGCTCACCCCGGACGCGCTGAGCGGCGCCTCGCTGGTGACGGCGTCCGCGCTGCTGGACGTCCTCACCCGCGCCGAGGTGGAGACGCTGGCCGCCGCCTGCGCGGGCGCGGGCAGCCCCGCCCTGCTCACCCTGTCCGTCGCCGGACGCGTCGAGTTCGCCTCCGCCGACCCGCTGGACGCCGACCTGGCCGAGGCGTTCAACGCCCACCAGCGCCGGGGCGGCCTGCTCGGCCCGGACGCCGTCTCCGCGGCCGGCGAGGCGTTCGCCGCGCACGGCGCGACCGTACGGGTCAACCCCAGCCCGTGGCGGCTCGGCCCGGAGCAGTCCGCGCTGACCGCGCAGTGGCTGCGGGGCTGGGTCGGCGCCGCCGTGGAGGAGCGGCCCGCGCTGCGGACGCGGGCCGAAGGCTATCTGCGCGACCGGCTGGCCGCGTGCGAGGCGGGGGAGCTGGAGGTCGTGGTGCACCACAGCGATCTGCTGGCCCTGCCCCGGCCGGTGGAGGCGTGA
- a CDS encoding glycosyltransferase family 4 protein → MTDLTVDRARLAYVPAQPLATENFGIIPMSLRTVHFVMPGGVDDPAAPSGGNAYDRRVCLDLPGFGWQVVRHAAPGAWPDPDADARESLARTLAQMPDDTVVLLDGLVACGVPEIVVPEAERLRIAVLVHLPLGDETGLDPAVAADLDARERAVLRAVPATIATSDWAVRRLVSHHGLAPDRVHLAAPGADIAPLAPGTDGISHLVCVAAVTPRKGQHRLVEALAAVRDLPWTCSLVGGLGTDPEYVAMLRDQIERHGLTDRLHLTGPRTGADLDASYAAADLMVLTSYAETYGMAVTEALARGIPVIASDVGGLPEAVGRAPDGGVPGILVPPEDPAAIAAELRGWFGEPDVRRRLKAAARGRRSALGGWAATARSLAGVIGRLPGAPRRAA, encoded by the coding sequence GTGACCGACCTGACCGTGGACCGGGCCCGTCTCGCCTACGTGCCCGCACAGCCCCTCGCCACCGAGAACTTCGGGATCATCCCCATGTCGCTGCGCACCGTGCACTTCGTCATGCCCGGCGGCGTCGACGACCCGGCCGCGCCCAGCGGCGGCAACGCCTACGACCGCCGGGTCTGCCTCGACCTGCCCGGCTTCGGCTGGCAGGTCGTACGGCACGCCGCCCCCGGCGCCTGGCCGGACCCCGACGCCGACGCCCGTGAGTCGCTCGCCCGCACCCTCGCCCAGATGCCGGACGACACGGTGGTCCTGCTGGACGGCCTGGTCGCCTGCGGCGTGCCCGAGATCGTCGTGCCCGAGGCCGAGCGGCTCCGGATCGCCGTCCTCGTCCACCTGCCGCTCGGCGACGAGACCGGGCTCGACCCGGCCGTGGCCGCCGACCTCGACGCCCGCGAGCGCGCCGTGCTGCGCGCGGTGCCCGCCACCATCGCCACCAGCGACTGGGCCGTACGCCGGCTGGTCTCGCACCACGGCCTCGCCCCCGACCGGGTCCACCTCGCCGCCCCCGGCGCCGACATCGCGCCGCTGGCGCCCGGCACCGACGGCATCTCCCACCTGGTGTGCGTCGCCGCCGTCACCCCGCGCAAGGGCCAGCACCGCCTGGTCGAGGCCCTGGCCGCCGTACGGGACCTGCCCTGGACCTGCTCGCTGGTCGGCGGCCTCGGCACCGACCCGGAGTACGTCGCCATGCTGCGCGACCAGATCGAGCGGCACGGCCTGACCGACCGGCTGCACCTGACCGGCCCCCGCACCGGCGCCGACCTCGACGCCAGCTACGCCGCCGCCGACCTCATGGTGCTCACCTCCTACGCCGAGACCTACGGCATGGCCGTCACCGAGGCCCTCGCCCGGGGCATCCCGGTCATCGCCAGCGACGTGGGCGGGCTGCCCGAGGCGGTCGGCCGCGCCCCCGACGGCGGCGTGCCCGGCATCCTCGTACCCCCGGAGGACCCCGCCGCCATCGCCGCCGAACTGCGCGGCTGGTTCGGCGAGCCCGATGTGCGCCGCCGCCTCAAGGCCGCCGCGCGCGGCCGGCGCAGCGCGCTCGGCGGCTGGGCCGCCACCGCCCGCAGCCTCGCCGGGGTCATCGGCAGGCTCCCCGGCGCCCCCAGGAGGGCCGCATGA
- a CDS encoding 6-pyruvoyl trahydropterin synthase family protein, whose product MFSITVRDHIMIAHSFRGDVFGPAQRLHGATFLVDATFRREQLDEDNIVVDIGLATRELGEITAELNYRNLDEQPEFAGVNTSTEFLAKVVADRLAERVHKGALGEGAKGLAAISVTLHESHIAWASYERDL is encoded by the coding sequence TTGTTCAGCATCACCGTCCGCGATCACATCATGATCGCCCACAGCTTCCGCGGCGACGTGTTCGGACCCGCGCAGCGCCTGCACGGCGCCACGTTCCTGGTGGACGCCACCTTCCGCCGTGAGCAGTTGGACGAGGACAACATCGTGGTCGACATCGGCCTGGCCACGCGGGAGCTCGGCGAGATCACCGCCGAGCTGAACTACCGCAACCTCGACGAGCAGCCCGAGTTCGCCGGGGTCAACACCTCCACCGAGTTCCTGGCCAAGGTCGTCGCCGACCGCCTCGCCGAACGCGTCCACAAGGGCGCCCTCGGCGAGGGCGCGAAGGGCCTGGCCGCCATCTCGGTGACCCTGCACGAGTCCCACATCGCCTGGGCGAGTTACGAGCGTGACCTGTGA
- a CDS encoding zinc-dependent alcohol dehydrogenase → MNPAARAFWLSSPGHGELRDVTLPEPGEDEVLVRALYSGVSRGTETLVFRGGVPASQHRVMRAPFQEGDFPAPVKYGYLSVGVVERGPDALIGRTVFCLHPHQTRYVVPVSAVTVVPEQVPAARAVLAGTVETAVNALWDAAPQIGDRISVVGGGMIGCSVAALLARFPGVRLQLVDADPARAETAKALGVDFATPDEATGERDLVVHASATEQGLTRALELLAPEGTVVELSWYGDRRVSLPLGEAFHSRRLTLRGSQVGTVSPAARPGRGYAERMTLALDLLADPALDALITGESEFGELPELMPRLTSGEIPALCHRIRYPDPA, encoded by the coding sequence ATGAACCCCGCCGCCCGCGCGTTCTGGCTGAGCTCGCCCGGCCACGGCGAGCTGCGCGACGTCACCCTTCCGGAGCCCGGCGAGGACGAGGTGCTGGTGCGCGCCCTGTACTCCGGGGTCAGCCGGGGCACCGAGACCCTGGTGTTCCGCGGTGGCGTTCCGGCGAGCCAACACCGCGTGATGCGGGCGCCGTTCCAGGAGGGCGACTTCCCCGCCCCCGTGAAGTACGGCTATCTCAGCGTCGGCGTCGTCGAGCGGGGGCCCGATGCGCTGATCGGCCGAACGGTCTTCTGCCTCCATCCGCACCAGACCCGTTACGTCGTTCCGGTGAGCGCCGTGACCGTCGTACCCGAACAGGTGCCCGCCGCGCGTGCCGTGCTCGCCGGGACCGTCGAGACCGCCGTGAACGCCCTGTGGGACGCGGCCCCGCAGATCGGGGACCGGATCAGCGTGGTCGGCGGCGGCATGATCGGCTGCTCGGTCGCCGCGCTGCTCGCCCGCTTCCCCGGCGTCCGGCTCCAGCTCGTGGACGCCGACCCGGCACGCGCCGAGACCGCCAAGGCCCTCGGCGTCGACTTCGCCACGCCCGACGAGGCCACCGGCGAGCGCGACCTCGTCGTCCACGCCAGCGCCACCGAACAGGGACTCACCCGCGCCCTGGAACTGCTCGCCCCCGAGGGCACCGTCGTCGAGCTGAGCTGGTACGGCGACCGGCGCGTCTCCCTGCCGCTGGGCGAGGCGTTCCACTCCCGCCGGCTCACCCTCCGCGGCAGCCAGGTCGGCACCGTCTCCCCGGCCGCCCGGCCCGGCCGCGGTTACGCCGAACGGATGACGCTCGCCCTGGACCTGCTGGCCGATCCGGCGCTGGACGCGCTCATCACCGGCGAGAGCGAATTCGGCGAACTCCCCGAGCTGATGCCCCGCCTGACGAGCGGCGAGATCCCCGCCCTGTGCCACCGCATCAGGTACCCCGACCCGGCCTGA
- a CDS encoding CDP-alcohol phosphatidyltransferase family protein, with product MALNNTYDARLQQETAVGAGVQILLLALLGTAIGLGVAGWLSGLAFAFATWAVLSRALHRSALRSFGPANRVTLGRATLVGGVTALVADSFESAPPVTLLVGLTAVALLLDGVDGKVARRTGTSSALGARFDMEVDAFLILVLSVYVSTRLGPWVLLIGAMRYAFVAAARFAPWLNAPLPPSFARKTVAALQGIALLIAGSSLLPHPAELGVVLLALGSLVWSFGRDVMWLWRHGRIGATEVAVDPSSAPAEKGQAKVLELVSP from the coding sequence GTGGCCCTGAACAACACGTATGACGCAAGGCTTCAGCAGGAGACCGCTGTGGGAGCGGGCGTACAGATCCTGCTGCTGGCCCTGCTCGGCACGGCCATCGGCTTGGGGGTGGCCGGCTGGCTCTCGGGGCTCGCCTTCGCGTTCGCCACCTGGGCGGTGCTCTCGCGCGCCCTGCACCGCTCCGCGCTGCGCTCCTTCGGCCCGGCGAACCGGGTCACCCTCGGCCGGGCCACCCTGGTCGGCGGGGTCACCGCGCTGGTCGCGGACTCCTTCGAGAGCGCCCCGCCGGTGACCCTGCTGGTCGGCCTGACGGCCGTCGCCCTCCTCCTGGACGGCGTGGACGGCAAGGTCGCCCGCCGCACCGGCACCTCCAGCGCGCTGGGCGCCCGCTTCGACATGGAGGTGGACGCGTTCCTGATCCTCGTCCTGAGCGTGTACGTGTCCACCCGGCTCGGCCCCTGGGTCCTCCTGATCGGCGCGATGCGCTACGCCTTCGTGGCCGCCGCCCGCTTCGCCCCCTGGCTCAACGCCCCCCTCCCCCCGTCCTTCGCCCGCAAGACGGTCGCCGCCCTCCAGGGCATAGCCCTCCTGATAGCCGGCTCCTCCCTCCTCCCCCACCCGGCGGAACTCGGCGTGGTCCTGCTGGCGCTGGGGTCGCTGGTGTGGTCGTTCGGGCGGGATGTGATGTGGCTGTGGCGGCACGGGCGGATCGGCGCCACCGAGGTGGCGGTGGACCCGAGTTCGGCCCCCGCAGAGAAGGGGCAGGCGAAAGTGCTGGAGCTGGTATCCCCTTGA